Proteins co-encoded in one Hymenobacter swuensis DY53 genomic window:
- a CDS encoding BON domain-containing protein, with protein sequence MPNAHLLSPPVPADSLADADITAAIEQLLSTKKGLVPDLITVATRQGIVQLSGSTDNLLARQRAEDIVQAVRGVRGLHSTLAVRPVVVAEAELQRDVAATLADDPATAHYHVSPTVSGGVVTLTGQVQSWAEKQLVLRVVQGVRGVRACLADQLTIKNGPILHSDEEITTQIRELLDWDIRVNGALVDVRTNDHVVHLSGTVGTAAEKDRLVAIANQTGATRVDARDLFVAYWALGKAIRREKFTLRTDEAIASAVRDTLRCNPRVRDTETLVQVHEGVVTLAGTVSNLRVRLEAEQDARHVVGVQQVHNLLKVRPARLVPDEDIRQTITAALARDPYVGQLPFGVQVHEGQVLLSGQAPGVLEQERAGDLAAGVSGVLDVNNRIQTDLTTPETTAPPIPTTPWPSASAPASSGRQPCTIRKSMCRSTTVGPH encoded by the coding sequence ATGCCAAACGCTCATCTGCTTTCCCCGCCGGTTCCCGCTGATTCTTTGGCGGATGCCGACATCACGGCCGCCATCGAGCAGCTGCTCAGCACCAAAAAGGGCCTCGTTCCAGACTTGATTACGGTAGCAACCCGGCAGGGCATCGTGCAGCTTTCCGGCTCCACTGACAACCTCCTAGCCCGACAGCGGGCCGAGGACATTGTGCAGGCTGTGCGCGGGGTGCGGGGCCTGCACAGCACCCTGGCCGTCCGGCCGGTAGTTGTGGCCGAGGCCGAGCTACAGCGGGACGTGGCCGCCACTTTGGCCGATGATCCGGCCACTGCCCACTACCACGTATCCCCCACCGTGAGCGGCGGCGTAGTGACACTGACCGGCCAGGTGCAATCCTGGGCCGAGAAACAGTTAGTGCTGCGCGTGGTGCAGGGTGTGCGGGGCGTGCGCGCCTGCTTAGCCGATCAGCTGACCATTAAAAATGGTCCCATCCTTCATTCCGACGAGGAAATTACCACTCAGATCCGGGAGCTACTCGACTGGGACATCCGGGTGAACGGCGCGCTGGTAGACGTGCGCACCAACGACCATGTGGTGCATCTGTCGGGCACGGTGGGCACGGCGGCGGAGAAAGACCGGCTGGTCGCCATTGCCAACCAGACCGGCGCCACCCGCGTGGACGCCCGCGACCTGTTCGTGGCCTATTGGGCCCTGGGGAAAGCCATCCGCCGCGAGAAATTTACGCTCAGAACCGACGAGGCCATTGCCAGTGCCGTGCGCGATACGCTGCGCTGCAACCCACGCGTGCGCGACACCGAAACCCTGGTGCAGGTGCACGAGGGCGTGGTAACGCTGGCCGGCACCGTTAGCAATCTGCGGGTACGTTTGGAAGCGGAGCAGGATGCCCGCCACGTGGTGGGCGTGCAGCAGGTACACAATCTGCTGAAGGTACGACCGGCCCGGCTGGTGCCCGATGAGGACATTCGCCAGACCATTACGGCCGCTCTGGCCCGCGACCCGTACGTGGGCCAGCTGCCGTTTGGGGTGCAGGTGCACGAGGGCCAAGTGTTACTCAGCGGCCAAGCCCCCGGCGTGCTGGAGCAGGAACGGGCCGGCGACCTGGCCGCCGGCGTAAGCGGGGTGCTGGACGTGAACAACCGCATCCAAACCGACCTGACGACCCCGGAAACCACCGCCCCCCCGATTCCGACCACGCCCTGGCCGAGCGCATCCGCACCCGCTTCCTCTGGTCGGCAGCCCTGCACGATCAGGAAATCGATGTGCAGGTCCACAACCGTCGGGCCACACTGA
- a CDS encoding TVP38/TMEM64 family protein gives MPTTVSVSPPAKKRSSRVPLYITLTLLAALAACWFGWPAFQETIREAWAVLKSGEQPRIAAWMQQFGYWGPVVLVLAMVVQMFLFVVNVVLLILVAILAYGPWWGSLLALAGVVAASSVGYALGRALGDSFVQKLLGRKTEQKVLDVVDRYGVWAVIIARLSPALSDDAISFVAGLARMGYWKFMAATVAGVVPLIALLAYLGEDSGRLKTGLLWVTGVSVLLFGAYVWWDRNQTKQK, from the coding sequence TTGCCTACCACTGTTTCCGTCTCGCCACCCGCCAAAAAACGCAGCAGCCGCGTCCCGCTCTATATCACCCTAACGTTGCTGGCAGCGCTGGCGGCCTGCTGGTTCGGCTGGCCCGCCTTCCAGGAAACCATTCGGGAGGCCTGGGCGGTACTCAAATCGGGGGAGCAGCCGCGCATAGCCGCCTGGATGCAGCAGTTCGGCTACTGGGGGCCGGTGGTGCTGGTACTGGCCATGGTGGTGCAGATGTTCCTATTCGTGGTGAACGTGGTGCTGCTGATTCTGGTCGCCATTCTGGCCTATGGGCCGTGGTGGGGCTCGTTGCTGGCACTGGCGGGCGTGGTAGCGGCCTCGTCGGTGGGTTACGCGCTGGGCCGGGCTCTGGGCGACTCGTTCGTGCAGAAGCTGCTGGGCCGCAAAACCGAGCAGAAAGTGCTGGACGTGGTGGACCGCTACGGCGTGTGGGCCGTTATCATTGCTCGCCTCTCCCCTGCCCTCTCCGACGACGCCATCAGTTTCGTGGCAGGACTGGCGCGCATGGGTTACTGGAAATTTATGGCCGCTACCGTGGCCGGCGTGGTGCCCCTCATTGCCCTGCTGGCCTACCTGGGCGAAGACAGTGGCCGGCTGAAAACCGGTCTGCTCTGGGTGACGGGTGTCAGCGTACTGCTGTTCGGGGCCTACGTATGGTGGGACCGAAACCAGACGAAGCAAAAATAA
- a CDS encoding glycoside hydrolase family 15 protein, translated as MTKHTYDFGLIGNCAFLGLIGTDTAVRWLCWPRFDSSFVFGSLLDADKGGEYSIRPADPSLEFTSHQTYLANTNVLQTDISTAEGSYRVTDFAPRFPQYDRYYKPLMFVRKVEPLQGTPRIRVACRPVGQYGELALTRRRSSNHIAFLGLEEEIRLTTNIPLTYVLEEEDFVLNEPKYLVMTYGAPLEAPLESTAERFLRSTVDYWRTWVKSTSIGSFQQSQVLRSALALKMHQYEDTGAIIAATTTSLPESPGSTRNWDYRYCWMRDTYYILTAFNNIGHFEEMERYFHYIVNISTKVQDRYQPLYGISGQSKLVERELPLAGYQGNQPVRIGNDAYTHIQNDVYGQVLVALLPLYVDCRFLDPERLAPEKLVYDTLALIEQTMDQPDAGLWEFRNLAQKHCYTYLFHWAGSHAARKVARAVGNTEMEARAERLMRAAADHIEQCYNPELEAYTNAIGSPHLDASGMQLILMGYLDPASERARKHLEALEKALKTPEGLFYRYRHADDFGTPETTFLICSFWYVEALASVGRVEEAIREFEKLTTYTNHLGLLSEDVDAKTGSQWGNFPQAYSHVGLVNAAYRIAQKLAKPNFV; from the coding sequence ATGACAAAACATACTTATGATTTCGGCCTGATCGGTAACTGCGCTTTCCTGGGCCTGATTGGTACCGATACGGCCGTGCGCTGGCTCTGCTGGCCTAGGTTCGACAGCAGCTTCGTGTTTGGCTCGCTGCTGGATGCGGATAAAGGTGGCGAGTACAGCATCCGGCCCGCCGACCCGTCCCTGGAGTTCACCTCCCACCAGACCTACCTGGCCAACACCAACGTGCTGCAAACCGATATTTCCACGGCTGAGGGCAGCTACCGTGTCACCGATTTTGCGCCCCGCTTCCCGCAGTACGACCGGTACTATAAGCCGCTGATGTTCGTGCGCAAGGTGGAGCCGTTGCAGGGTACACCCCGCATCCGGGTGGCGTGCCGGCCGGTGGGCCAGTACGGCGAGCTAGCCCTCACGCGCCGCCGCAGTTCCAACCACATTGCGTTTCTGGGCCTGGAAGAGGAAATCCGCCTGACTACCAACATCCCGCTCACCTACGTGCTGGAAGAGGAGGATTTCGTGCTCAACGAGCCCAAGTACCTAGTGATGACCTATGGCGCGCCCCTGGAAGCCCCGCTGGAAAGCACTGCCGAGCGGTTTCTACGCTCTACGGTGGACTATTGGCGCACCTGGGTGAAAAGCACCAGCATCGGCAGCTTCCAGCAGAGCCAGGTGCTACGCTCGGCGCTGGCCCTGAAGATGCACCAGTACGAGGATACCGGGGCCATCATTGCGGCTACTACCACCAGCCTGCCTGAGTCCCCCGGCAGCACCCGCAACTGGGACTACCGCTACTGCTGGATGCGCGACACGTATTACATCCTCACGGCCTTCAACAACATCGGGCATTTTGAGGAGATGGAGCGGTATTTCCACTACATCGTGAATATTTCCACCAAGGTGCAGGACCGGTACCAGCCGCTGTACGGCATCAGCGGGCAGTCGAAGCTGGTGGAGCGGGAGCTGCCGCTGGCTGGCTACCAGGGCAACCAGCCGGTGCGCATTGGCAACGACGCCTATACCCACATTCAGAACGACGTGTACGGGCAGGTGCTGGTGGCGCTGCTGCCGCTCTACGTGGATTGCCGCTTCCTCGACCCAGAGCGGCTGGCCCCGGAAAAGCTGGTGTACGATACGCTGGCCCTCATCGAGCAGACCATGGACCAGCCCGACGCCGGGCTCTGGGAGTTCCGCAACCTGGCCCAGAAGCACTGCTACACCTACCTGTTCCACTGGGCTGGCAGCCACGCCGCCCGCAAGGTAGCCCGGGCCGTGGGTAACACCGAAATGGAGGCCCGCGCCGAGCGGCTGATGCGCGCCGCCGCTGACCACATTGAGCAGTGCTACAACCCTGAGCTGGAAGCCTACACCAACGCCATCGGCTCGCCTCACCTCGATGCCAGTGGCATGCAGCTGATCCTGATGGGCTACCTCGACCCGGCCTCGGAGCGGGCCCGCAAGCACCTGGAGGCGCTGGAAAAGGCCCTAAAGACGCCCGAAGGCCTGTTCTATCGCTACCGCCACGCCGACGACTTCGGCACGCCGGAAACTACCTTCCTGATCTGCTCCTTCTGGTACGTGGAGGCCCTGGCCAGCGTGGGCCGGGTGGAGGAAGCCATCCGGGAGTTTGAAAAGCTGACCACCTACACCAACCACTTAGGCCTGCTCTCGGAAGACGTGGATGCCAAAACCGGCTCGCAGTGGGGCAATTTCCCGCAGGCTTACAGCCACGTCGGCCTCGTCAACGCCGCCTACCGCATCGCCCAGAAGCTGGCGAAACCCAATTTCGTGTAG
- a CDS encoding bifunctional alpha,alpha-trehalose-phosphate synthase (UDP-forming)/trehalose-phosphatase: MSRTIIVSNRLPTKILRSDNSLTFQPSEGGLATGLGSIYQQEGNVWVGWPGLFVEDAAEEEYVCEQLRQDSMVPVFLTEAEIRDFYEGFSNSTLWPTFHYFTQYATYEQAHWEAYVAVNEKFCRAVLELAGPEDTIWVHDYQLLLLPALLRKARPEATIGFFLHIPFPSYELIRVLPWRTELLEGMLGADLLGFHTFGYMRHFLSAVAQLLGLSAQNGQIETGSRTVLVDAFPMGIDYERYVQAAASEAAQRHEAVYREALRDTRVILSIDRLDYSKGIAQRLRAFELLIQRYPEWREQVSLLMVVVPSRDQVAQYASLKEEIDELVGRINAQYRTIGWTPIHYFYRSFPLEELSSLYRLAEVALVTPMRDGMNLVAKEFVASKADQKGVLILSERAGAARELSDALIINPTDTGQLAEAMHDALVMPEDEQQLRMSAMQALVRQYNVFAWTKLFMDRLAYSKMKQHTLDTETLKPVVVDQLLADYQAAPSRLLLLDYDGTLAPFHPNPQRAQPDQELLLLLRALTDNPQNRVVIISGRDRTTLQAWLGHLPVDFIAEHGVWLRAAGEEWQLFQTLSNEWQRDIRPILELYVARTAGSFIETKEYSLVWHYRRADAELGAVRARDLLNHLTFMTANTELQVMEGNKVIEIKTAGIHKGTAAARWLATYQPAFTLALGDDRTDEDTFRAMPPEAYTIKVGTAARSLARYHVASTTDVRKLLRSLL; the protein is encoded by the coding sequence ATGTCCCGCACCATTATTGTCTCAAACCGTCTCCCTACTAAAATCCTTCGCTCCGATAACAGCCTTACGTTTCAGCCCAGCGAAGGCGGGCTGGCTACCGGCCTGGGCTCTATTTACCAGCAGGAGGGCAACGTGTGGGTAGGCTGGCCGGGGCTCTTTGTGGAAGATGCGGCCGAAGAGGAGTACGTGTGCGAGCAGCTGCGCCAAGATAGTATGGTGCCGGTGTTCCTCACCGAAGCCGAAATCCGGGACTTCTACGAAGGGTTCAGCAACTCCACGCTCTGGCCTACCTTCCATTACTTTACTCAGTATGCCACCTACGAGCAGGCCCACTGGGAGGCCTACGTGGCCGTAAACGAGAAATTCTGCCGGGCCGTGCTGGAGCTGGCCGGGCCCGAGGACACTATCTGGGTACACGATTACCAGCTGCTGCTGCTGCCGGCCCTGCTGCGCAAAGCCCGCCCCGAGGCCACCATCGGCTTCTTCCTGCACATCCCGTTCCCGTCCTACGAACTGATTCGGGTGCTGCCGTGGCGCACCGAGCTGCTGGAAGGTATGCTGGGAGCCGATCTGCTGGGCTTCCACACCTTCGGCTACATGCGCCACTTCCTGAGCGCGGTAGCCCAACTGCTGGGCCTCTCAGCCCAGAACGGGCAGATTGAAACCGGCTCCCGCACCGTGCTGGTCGATGCCTTCCCAATGGGCATTGACTATGAGCGGTACGTGCAGGCGGCTGCTTCGGAAGCGGCGCAACGCCACGAGGCCGTGTACCGCGAAGCCCTGCGTGACACCCGCGTGATTCTGAGCATCGACCGGCTCGATTACTCCAAGGGCATTGCTCAGCGGCTGCGGGCGTTTGAGCTGCTGATTCAGCGCTACCCCGAGTGGCGCGAGCAGGTAAGCCTGCTTATGGTGGTGGTGCCCTCCCGCGACCAGGTAGCCCAGTATGCCAGTCTCAAGGAGGAAATCGACGAGCTGGTGGGCCGCATTAACGCGCAATATCGTACCATCGGCTGGACGCCCATTCATTACTTCTACCGCTCCTTCCCGCTGGAAGAGCTGTCCTCCTTGTACCGTTTAGCTGAGGTAGCCCTGGTGACACCCATGCGCGACGGCATGAACCTGGTAGCCAAAGAATTCGTGGCCAGCAAGGCGGATCAGAAGGGCGTGCTTATCCTGAGCGAGCGGGCCGGTGCGGCCCGGGAGCTGTCGGATGCTCTCATTATCAACCCCACCGACACCGGTCAGCTGGCCGAGGCCATGCACGATGCCTTGGTAATGCCCGAGGACGAGCAGCAGCTGCGCATGAGCGCTATGCAGGCCTTGGTGCGGCAGTATAACGTGTTTGCCTGGACCAAGCTGTTCATGGATCGACTGGCATACAGCAAGATGAAGCAGCACACGCTGGACACCGAAACCCTGAAGCCGGTGGTGGTAGACCAGCTGCTGGCCGACTACCAGGCCGCCCCTTCCCGCCTGCTGCTACTCGACTACGACGGTACGCTGGCCCCCTTCCACCCCAACCCCCAGCGCGCCCAGCCCGACCAGGAGCTGCTGCTGCTGCTACGCGCCCTCACCGATAATCCGCAGAACCGCGTGGTCATCATCAGTGGCCGCGACCGGACCACGCTGCAAGCCTGGCTGGGCCACTTACCCGTCGATTTTATTGCCGAGCACGGCGTGTGGCTACGGGCGGCCGGCGAGGAGTGGCAGCTGTTCCAGACACTCAGCAACGAGTGGCAACGCGACATCCGGCCGATTCTGGAGTTGTACGTGGCCCGTACCGCCGGCTCGTTCATCGAAACCAAGGAATACTCCCTGGTGTGGCACTACCGCCGCGCCGATGCCGAGCTGGGGGCCGTGCGGGCCCGCGACCTACTCAACCACCTCACCTTCATGACCGCCAACACGGAGCTGCAGGTAATGGAAGGCAACAAGGTAATTGAAATCAAGACGGCGGGCATCCACAAGGGCACCGCCGCGGCTCGCTGGCTGGCCACCTACCAGCCCGCCTTCACCCTGGCCCTCGGCGATGACCGCACTGACGAGGACACGTTCCGGGCCATGCCACCCGAGGCCTACACCATCAAAGTAGGTACCGCCGCCCGCTCCCTGGCCCGCTACCACGTAGCCTCCACCACCGACGTACGGAAGCTGCTGCGGAGCCTGCTATAA
- a CDS encoding DUF4260 domain-containing protein, with product MKTLLKLEELAEVLAATLIFAHLPYAWWWLPALFLVPDLSMLGYLAGPRAGAFSYNLLHHKALALLVGLAGWLLGQPPLLLAGSVLLFHSAFDRLLGYGLKHSTGFQHTHLGYVGQPSVGA from the coding sequence ATGAAAACCCTGCTCAAGCTCGAAGAACTGGCCGAAGTGCTGGCCGCAACGCTGATTTTCGCGCACTTGCCCTACGCGTGGTGGTGGCTGCCGGCCCTGTTCCTGGTGCCCGACCTGAGTATGCTGGGCTACCTGGCCGGCCCCCGGGCGGGGGCGTTCAGCTACAACCTGCTGCACCACAAAGCCCTGGCCCTGCTGGTAGGGCTGGCCGGCTGGCTACTGGGGCAGCCGCCACTACTGCTAGCCGGTTCCGTACTGCTGTTTCACTCGGCCTTCGACCGGCTGCTGGGCTACGGGCTTAAGCACAGCACCGGCTTTCAGCATACCCACCTCGGCTACGTTGGTCAGCCGTCGGTGGGGGCCTGA
- a CDS encoding Crp/Fnr family transcriptional regulator — protein MHPLRAYIHRFVPLTDTEWAPLAAGLSLRQLRRKQEFVTQGQAAPELALVLSGACRLFYTGADGEDRTTYFFFENHLMGSYQSCLTGQPSQFSIQALAPTELVTFPYALLRRLFDAYPVYERFGRLLAEYHLLGTDARLAELLLLSPEQRYQALLRSHKTKILERVPQQYVASYLGVTPVSLSRIRARLQADDGASPKGI, from the coding sequence ATGCACCCGCTCCGCGCTTACATTCACCGGTTTGTGCCGCTCACCGATACAGAGTGGGCTCCGCTGGCGGCCGGGCTTAGCCTCCGCCAATTGCGGCGGAAGCAGGAGTTTGTAACGCAGGGGCAGGCCGCGCCGGAGCTGGCGCTGGTACTTTCGGGGGCATGTCGGCTGTTTTACACGGGAGCCGATGGGGAGGACCGCACCACCTACTTCTTCTTCGAGAACCACCTGATGGGCAGCTACCAAAGCTGCCTTACGGGCCAGCCCAGCCAGTTCAGCATTCAGGCCCTGGCCCCTACCGAGCTGGTTACGTTTCCGTATGCCCTGCTACGCCGGCTGTTTGATGCGTATCCGGTGTACGAGCGGTTTGGGCGGCTGCTGGCCGAGTACCATCTGCTGGGAACCGATGCCCGCCTGGCTGAATTGCTGCTGCTGAGCCCTGAGCAACGCTACCAAGCCTTGCTGCGCAGCCACAAAACCAAGATTCTGGAACGCGTGCCGCAACAGTACGTGGCCTCTTACCTGGGCGTAACGCCCGTTTCGCTCAGCCGCATCCGAGCACGCCTGCAGGCCGACGATGGAGCCTCCCCGAAAGGCATCTGA